The window TGCACAGTCCTCTGTCTGTTGAACAATCGATCCGATGAATCCATGAGAAAGGGATACGGGAATCCTCACAGATTCTTGAGAAACCAGAGGTTTTTCAATTCATTGCTTCGTAGAAGCAAATCCGATAAGAATAACAAATAACAATGGAAATAACTTTTTTCGTCAGCTCTTGGAGTGGGTGGTGAGTTGGCTAATTCAGAATCCAGCCTAAAAGCGTGACCGAGACCGCCCATcatccccttctccttctccgtcttttgcttttcttattatttttcagaagaatttataaaaaaaagggttaataTGACAATTTGATAGAGAGAGAGTCTCTGACCGTGACCCAGACTGCTTTGTCGATGAACGTGGGCggttatgtacttttctttttcgATTCCCAGTTAAGTCCTTCCTTTGGTGCTTTGTATAATGCATAGCACGCCATTGTTTCACTTCTTTGTTGAGGGTAATATAGTCATTTAATAAGGTCTTCGGACATCCCTTGTGTCCTCGTCTTTGACGTAGGTCCCAGACACAGACTATGTTTCGAAAACCAAATTGGCCACGCAATATGCATTGGGCCCCACCTGTTATTCCCATCCGACGGCTTTCAGAGGGTGAGTTAAGGCCTGAAAGCTGAAAGGAAGGAATTGACTCGGCCGCTGATAGAAAATTGAAACTCGGTGATGACTCGTGCAAATCTTTTTCAAAGAAACGAAACCAACAGATTTCTCCCGCCAAGCCAAAGAAAAAACTCCCAACTCGTTCCTCAAGCACGCCGGATGCGCACTACGCACATAGGCTCTGAACATCTCAACAGTATAAGTGTATAACAATAACAGAAAACCCTCTCTCAGAAGTGAAGAAAGGAATTTCCCAAATGTCTCTCTCCTGTGAGAACCTCcatgtcctcttcttcttcttcttcctcacgttTCGTCTTCCCTTCTCCAGCGCTTCTTCACATCCAGCAGTTGGATTCACCATCTCGACTCATACAGCAGCACATCTTCCCCGTCCAGAACGCGTCGCCTCTGTCCTCCGATCACTCAAGATCCCCTGCGTGAGGATCCCGGAGCCAAACCCCGAAACAATCCGAGCTTTCACCTATTCAGATATCTCTCTGCTACTTTCCATACCTAACTCCTTCGTCCCTGAAATGGCATCCAACAAGTCAAATGCCCTCAGGTGGCTCTCCCACCATGTCGTCCCCTTCTACCCGCGCGCTctcatctcttccatctccgTCGGCGACGACGTTCTTGAACCTTCCACCACTGACATCTCTGATTCCCTTCTCCCTGCAATCGGAAACGTTTATGGAGCTCTCCACCAGCTCGGCATACACAAGATCTCTGTCTCCACCACCTTCTCCTTCACCCACATTGTAACCACCGCTTTCCCTCCCTCTTCTGCGCAGTTTCGGAACCCCATCGCTGGTTCTCTGGTGAAGCCGCTGCTTGAATTCCTGTCTTCCACCAATTCTTCGCTCTTGATCAACATCCACCCGTACATGCTGTATCGCTCGCACCCAGAGATTCCAATTGGATTTGCGTTGTTTCAAGAACAGCCCTTCAGTTTCCGTGACGACCACACGACGGGTTTTCGATACCGGAATCTCTTCGATATGATGGTCGACTCGGTCATTAGTGCGACGGCGACTGTGGGACATGATCGGATACCTCTGATCATAACGGAGACGGGATGGCCGAGTCATGGTGGAGAGGATGAACGGGACGCTACAGAGGATTATGCCCAAAAGTACAATACAGGATTGGTGAGGCATCTGCAATCAGGTCTTGGAACGCCTTTGAGGAAGGAGGGAGTTGCAGAGACTTACATTTACGAGTTGTTCGACGAGGATTGGAAGAAAGGACCCACATCAGAGCGGCATTGGGGGGTTCTGTATCCTAACTTGACCAAGAAGTATGAGATTGAGTTCTCAAGCTCCAATAGAGTTTTGGGTGGAATTATTGTTTGGCTCGAAAGGGTTCAGGTTTCTTTGTTGTTGGCGCTGATTTTGCTCGAATTTCTTGTTGAGTAACTTGTTCTCGAAGAAATTTTTGCAGCCGATAGAGTTAATCCACAGGCAAGAACCACTTCAAACACACAATATGTAGCTTTCATATGAATCGTTCTCTTTCTACAATCCGAATTATCATCAGATATTCCATAAGTTCTTCGATTGATGCGAAATTTTCATCAGAACATATTCCGTACGTTCTCTGCATTTACATTTACAAATCATCACTTACTATAGCATTTTGGTGATAGAGTCATAGAGAACAGACgcttgtttccttttctttttttttttttttttttgtaatcagaAGTTCAAAACCGAGGAGTAGCACTGTAACTGTGTAGCAGAAGgacaagaggaaaaaaaaaagttgttgatACAAATAAGGAggaaaaatgcaaaataaaatGCACCAGCCGGGAATCGAACCCGGGTCTGTACCGTGGCAGGGTACTATTCTACCACTAGACCACTGGTGCTATTGATGATTGTTGATAATATTGTAAAATTTGATTCAAATAAATTACTAGGCACCCAACAACATAGAATTTTGAGTTCTTCCTATGCGAATGAGGGCTGAAACAGTTCTACTTATGAAAACAATTCCTCTCGATTATATTATTAATAGGACCGAATTTTTCTTCAGCCACAATCCATTCACCATCAGACTTTAAATGCATGCGGGAGAATATTACGAGAGTATTTTAGGGAACAAACTATAACCCTATAGGTGTTTGTGAATCCTAATTAAGATGGtgcggtgaaggaaaactttctccttattAATATCAATGGATCAATGTTTTAGGGTCAC is drawn from Telopea speciosissima isolate NSW1024214 ecotype Mountain lineage chromosome 1, Tspe_v1, whole genome shotgun sequence and contains these coding sequences:
- the LOC122668081 gene encoding glucan endo-1,3-beta-glucosidase, encoding MSLSCENLHVLFFFFFLTFRLPFSSASSHPAVGFTISTHTAAHLPRPERVASVLRSLKIPCVRIPEPNPETIRAFTYSDISLLLSIPNSFVPEMASNKSNALRWLSHHVVPFYPRALISSISVGDDVLEPSTTDISDSLLPAIGNVYGALHQLGIHKISVSTTFSFTHIVTTAFPPSSAQFRNPIAGSLVKPLLEFLSSTNSSLLINIHPYMLYRSHPEIPIGFALFQEQPFSFRDDHTTGFRYRNLFDMMVDSVISATATVGHDRIPLIITETGWPSHGGEDERDATEDYAQKYNTGLVRHLQSGLGTPLRKEGVAETYIYELFDEDWKKGPTSERHWGVLYPNLTKKYEIEFSSSNRVLGGIIVWLERVQVSLLLALILLEFLVE